A genomic stretch from Cellulomonas sp. KRMCY2 includes:
- a CDS encoding glutamate ABC transporter substrate-binding protein has translation MRSRRGTIAVLAAATLTLAACGSGDTPEDEPAGTADEEMTEEPTGAAEFPEGSTMAELADAGAITVGTKFDQPLFGLVGPDQVPVGFDVEIAKLIAGKLGIDEDGITWVETVSANREAFIETDQVDIVVATYTINDDRKERISFAGPYYEAGQSILTLVSNADIQGPDDLAGTKVCTVSGSTPEANLLENFPDAEVVPFGTYSECIEPLKNGQVDAVSTDNVILAGFAADDPELEVRGEPFTEEPYGIGLAKDDDEFRMWINDALEEFYADGSWTEAWEATAGTVLPTPEPPAVDRY, from the coding sequence ATGCGTTCACGACGAGGAACGATCGCGGTACTGGCCGCGGCGACACTCACCCTGGCCGCCTGCGGCAGCGGGGACACCCCGGAGGACGAGCCGGCAGGCACGGCCGACGAGGAGATGACCGAGGAGCCGACCGGGGCGGCGGAGTTCCCCGAGGGCTCGACGATGGCCGAGCTCGCCGACGCCGGGGCGATCACCGTCGGCACCAAGTTCGACCAGCCGCTGTTCGGGCTCGTCGGGCCGGACCAGGTCCCGGTGGGCTTCGACGTCGAGATCGCCAAGCTGATCGCCGGGAAGCTCGGCATCGACGAGGACGGCATCACGTGGGTCGAGACCGTCTCGGCGAACCGCGAGGCGTTCATCGAGACCGACCAGGTTGACATCGTCGTGGCGACGTACACCATCAACGACGACCGCAAGGAGCGCATCTCGTTCGCCGGGCCGTACTACGAGGCCGGCCAGTCGATCCTGACGCTCGTCTCGAACGCGGACATCCAGGGCCCCGACGACCTCGCAGGCACGAAGGTCTGCACGGTCTCCGGGTCGACACCCGAGGCGAACCTGCTCGAGAACTTCCCCGACGCCGAGGTCGTGCCGTTCGGCACCTACTCCGAGTGCATCGAGCCGCTCAAGAACGGTCAGGTCGACGCGGTGAGCACGGACAACGTGATCCTGGCGGGCTTCGCCGCCGACGACCCGGAGCTCGAGGTGCGCGGCGAACCGTTCACCGAGGAGCCCTACGGCATCGGCCTTGCCAAGGACGACGACGAGTTCCGGATGTGGATCAACGACGCGCTCGAGGAGTTCTACGCGGACGGCAGCTGGACCGAGGCGTGG